A region of the Elusimicrobiota bacterium genome:
GTAAATCGTACCCCCTTTTATGTTTATACCGTGAAGTCCGCCTTGTATAATAGCATTTTGTTCGGCATGAATAGCTCTGCAAATCTCATGCCTTTCGCCGGAAGGAATTTTCATTTCGTTTCTTAAGCATCCAAGTTCAAGGCAGTCTTTTACTCCTTGGGCGGCGCCGTTATAGCCGGTAGTCAGAATTCTTTTATCTCTTACAATTACAGCCCCGACATGATGCCTAAGGCAGGTTGACCTTTCAGCAACAAGGAACGCGAGTTTTGTAAAGTAGCAGTCCCAGTTAGGGCGAACAAAAGTATTTTTCATGCTGGAATTTAACCATAAATTGGAAAGCTTGTCAAATTTTCAATATTTTTCTATAATGAGACTCCGAATAAAACATAGATGAAT
Encoded here:
- a CDS encoding dCMP deaminase family protein, with the translated sequence MKNTFVRPNWDCYFTKLAFLVAERSTCLRHHVGAVIVRDKRILTTGYNGAAQGVKDCLELGCLRNEMKIPSGERHEICRAIHAEQNAIIQGGLHGINIKGGTIYCTHSPCILCAKMIANAGIKRFVMANEYADSSFKNLFNEVHIEFTKIERPTLEISILE